A stretch of the Cytobacillus sp. IB215665 genome encodes the following:
- a CDS encoding methyl-accepting chemotaxis protein, whose translation MIALEQLRNTDLKKKNALMLIVIAISLLATIGKALSTQQMPKTIYFGLELILLILLFVVIHLLIKKHNLFPAIALIITYSFTIGYIFLFGINIDVIVVLLFLNLVSAIHLNKLYYILGFILGGIGLITTLIISPAEQGLVTILLVHILSGIALGVIIHLNNKLFYHLQQVLTQVEKEAEHRSIQKQHMETNVAQIVDAISTVNNQIQTSLTSHNEMKIAIQEVSAGSQSQSEQISDVAHISLATMQSMDQLHRLTANLQSETEQTSVTVTDGYSTIENFQQEMDRLKETITDLQQTFHVLSETISETNDLTSTIDGITGQIGLLALNASIEAARAGEAGKGFSVVASEIRKLADVTKETTEKININLTKLNESNDSAVGKMHESSTSINQGVESTQVVSNIFRDVKDTLEKRTDEFIEVTRFANDMKEKTTDVELSTNELAAIIEQSTASLEEMSATIETLTTDNQKIAAIMKDTTLNAEKIKNTFK comes from the coding sequence ATGATTGCTTTAGAACAATTACGAAATACTGATTTGAAAAAGAAAAATGCCTTAATGTTAATAGTAATTGCAATTTCTTTACTAGCAACCATAGGGAAAGCCTTATCAACACAGCAAATGCCAAAGACCATCTATTTTGGGCTTGAGCTAATCTTGCTCATCCTATTGTTTGTGGTTATCCATTTATTAATTAAGAAACATAACCTATTCCCAGCTATAGCCTTAATCATTACTTATTCATTTACTATTGGTTACATTTTCTTGTTTGGTATTAATATAGATGTCATTGTTGTGCTGTTATTTCTAAATTTGGTTTCAGCTATTCACTTAAATAAGTTGTATTATATTTTAGGTTTTATTTTAGGTGGAATTGGTTTAATTACCACGTTAATCATATCTCCAGCTGAACAAGGTTTAGTAACCATATTATTAGTACATATTTTAAGCGGGATTGCTCTTGGAGTGATTATTCATTTAAATAACAAACTGTTTTATCATTTACAACAAGTTCTTACACAAGTTGAGAAAGAAGCTGAGCATAGGAGTATTCAGAAACAGCATATGGAGACAAATGTGGCTCAAATTGTAGATGCTATTTCTACAGTAAATAACCAAATTCAAACGAGTTTAACTTCGCACAACGAAATGAAGATAGCAATTCAAGAAGTTTCTGCAGGAAGTCAATCACAATCTGAACAAATTAGCGATGTTGCTCATATTTCATTAGCAACGATGCAATCTATGGATCAGTTGCATCGTTTAACGGCGAATTTACAATCTGAAACAGAGCAAACTAGTGTAACTGTGACTGACGGCTATTCCACAATTGAAAACTTCCAACAGGAAATGGATCGTTTAAAGGAGACGATTACTGATTTACAGCAAACCTTTCATGTTCTTTCTGAAACGATTTCAGAAACCAATGATTTAACCTCAACCATTGATGGGATAACTGGACAAATTGGTTTATTGGCACTAAATGCATCTATTGAAGCTGCTAGAGCAGGGGAAGCAGGAAAGGGATTTTCGGTAGTAGCATCAGAAATTCGTAAATTAGCAGATGTAACGAAAGAGACGACTGAAAAAATTAATATAAACCTTACAAAACTCAACGAAAGTAACGATAGTGCTGTAGGTAAAATGCATGAAAGTAGTACTAGTATTAATCAAGGTGTTGAATCTACTCAAGTTGTTTCTAATATTTTTAGAGACGTAAAAGATACATTAGAAAAACGTACTGATGAATTTATTGAGGTTACTCGTTTTGCTAATGATATGAAAGAAAAAACAACCGATGTGGAGCTTTCAACAAATGAGTTAGCAGCTATTATCGAACAGTCAACAGCTAGCTTAGAGGAAATGAGTGCTACGATTGAAACATTAACTACAGATAATCAAAAGATTGCTGCTATCATGAAAGATACAACACTTAATGCGGAAAAGATCAAAAATACGTTTAAATGA
- a CDS encoding ABC-F family ATP-binding cassette domain-containing protein produces the protein MITVTNVSLRYGDRKLFEDVNIKFTPGNCYGLIGANGAGKSTFLKILSGEVEAQTGDIHMTPGERLAVLKQNHFEYEEHEVLKVVIMGHERLYEVMQEKDAIYMKADFSDEDGIKAAELEGEFAELNGWEAESEAATLLNGLGIGEDLHAKKMSDLAGGEKVKVLLAQALFGKPDVLLLDEPTNHLDMKAIQWLEEFLINFENTVIVVSHDRHFLNKVCTHMADLDFGKIQIYVGNYDFWYESSQLALKMAQDANKKKEEKIKELQSFIARFSANASKSKQATSRKKLLDKISLDDIKPSSRRYPFVGFSPEREIGNDLLRVEGLTKTLDGEKVLNNVSFTMNKDDKIALVGRNEVANTTLLKILMGEMEPDSGSFKWGVTTSQAYFPKDNSAFFENSDLNLVEWLRQFSPQDESESFLRGFLGRMLFSGEEVLKKASVLSGGEKVRCMLSKMMLSSANVLILDEPTNHLDLESITAVNNGLIAFKGSMLFTSHDHQFVQSIANRIIEVTPSGVIDKQITFDEYIEDDELQRQIATMYK, from the coding sequence ATGATTACAGTTACAAATGTAAGCTTACGTTACGGTGACCGTAAGCTATTTGAGGATGTTAATATAAAATTCACGCCTGGTAATTGCTATGGCTTAATTGGAGCAAATGGTGCAGGTAAATCAACCTTTTTGAAGATATTATCTGGAGAAGTTGAAGCGCAAACTGGTGATATACACATGACACCAGGTGAACGTCTAGCGGTGTTAAAGCAAAATCACTTCGAGTATGAAGAACATGAAGTTTTAAAAGTTGTTATTATGGGGCATGAACGATTGTATGAAGTGATGCAGGAGAAGGATGCTATCTATATGAAGGCTGATTTTTCAGATGAAGATGGTATCAAGGCGGCAGAGCTTGAAGGTGAGTTTGCTGAACTAAATGGTTGGGAAGCAGAGTCAGAAGCAGCAACATTATTAAATGGACTAGGTATTGGTGAAGACCTTCATGCGAAGAAAATGAGTGATTTAGCAGGTGGAGAAAAAGTAAAGGTTTTATTAGCGCAAGCACTTTTTGGTAAACCTGATGTTCTATTACTAGATGAGCCTACTAACCACCTTGATATGAAAGCGATCCAATGGTTAGAAGAATTCTTAATTAATTTTGAAAATACCGTGATTGTTGTCTCACATGACCGTCACTTTTTAAATAAGGTTTGTACACATATGGCAGATTTAGACTTTGGGAAAATCCAAATCTATGTAGGGAACTATGATTTTTGGTATGAATCTAGTCAACTTGCCTTAAAAATGGCTCAGGATGCTAATAAGAAAAAAGAAGAAAAAATTAAAGAATTACAAAGCTTTATTGCACGTTTTAGTGCAAATGCATCTAAATCAAAACAAGCTACCTCTAGGAAAAAGCTATTAGACAAAATTTCTCTTGATGATATTAAACCTTCATCTAGAAGATATCCGTTTGTCGGCTTTTCGCCAGAAAGAGAGATAGGCAACGACCTCCTACGAGTAGAAGGCTTGACAAAGACACTTGATGGTGAAAAAGTACTTAATAACGTTAGCTTTACAATGAACAAAGATGATAAAATTGCGCTAGTAGGTCGTAATGAAGTTGCGAACACGACGTTACTTAAAATTCTGATGGGTGAAATGGAGCCTGATAGCGGCTCGTTTAAATGGGGAGTAACTACTTCACAAGCTTATTTTCCTAAGGATAACTCAGCATTTTTTGAAAATAGTGATCTTAATTTAGTTGAATGGCTACGTCAGTTTTCACCACAAGATGAAAGTGAAAGTTTCCTACGCGGTTTTTTAGGTAGAATGCTATTCTCTGGTGAAGAAGTATTGAAAAAGGCTAGCGTTTTATCTGGAGGAGAAAAGGTTCGCTGTATGTTGTCAAAAATGATGCTTAGCAGTGCAAATGTATTAATTCTTGATGAGCCAACGAACCATCTTGACTTAGAATCTATTACAGCAGTCAATAATGGTCTCATCGCCTTTAAAGGATCCATGTTGTTCACGTCACATGATCATCAATTTGTTCAATCGATTGCCAATCGCATCATTGAAGTTACACCGAGCGGAGTTATTGATAAACAAATTACTTTTGATGAATATATTGAAGATGATGAGTTGCAACGTCAAATTGCAACTATGTATAAATAA
- a CDS encoding AraC family transcriptional regulator codes for MEYIENLSKTINYIENNLTNKLTIEDISRFSGYSKFHFQRLFHQVVGETVGQYIMNRRLAEAATLLVNDSMSILQIALQLGYESHEVFTRAFNKRYKMSPYQFRQTGVTTEFIYKNPIDVQYLTNKNNNILGDIEEVMLEELRLTGYMASNTSHEEIYASWSKLRRDIDIYDKRDMYVYGVLHYPESFGLEIDFKYIAAVEKAEIVQLPNQELKEVILPKNNYLIFTHQGLAKELPLSYEYIYGVWLPKSKYLANGLFDFERYRSFEEGTKQTIQICIPITSK; via the coding sequence ATGGAATATATAGAAAACCTTTCAAAAACTATTAATTACATAGAAAATAATTTAACAAACAAATTGACGATAGAAGATATTAGCCGTTTTAGCGGTTACTCAAAGTTTCATTTTCAAAGACTATTTCATCAAGTGGTTGGGGAAACTGTAGGTCAATATATAATGAATAGAAGATTAGCTGAAGCGGCTACCCTTTTAGTGAACGATTCTATGAGTATTTTACAAATTGCTTTACAGCTCGGGTATGAATCACATGAAGTTTTCACTAGGGCTTTCAATAAAAGGTATAAAATGAGCCCATATCAATTTAGACAAACTGGAGTAACAACAGAATTTATCTACAAAAATCCAATTGATGTACAATATCTTACAAATAAAAATAATAATATATTAGGAGATATTGAGGAAGTTATGTTGGAAGAGCTTCGACTTACAGGCTATATGGCATCAAATACATCACATGAAGAAATATATGCAAGCTGGTCTAAACTACGTAGGGATATCGATATATATGATAAAAGAGATATGTATGTTTATGGCGTTTTGCATTATCCTGAGTCATTTGGATTAGAAATTGATTTTAAATATATAGCTGCTGTTGAGAAAGCTGAAATTGTACAACTTCCTAATCAAGAATTAAAGGAAGTTATATTGCCTAAAAATAATTATCTCATTTTTACTCACCAAGGATTGGCAAAAGAGTTACCACTATCGTATGAATACATTTATGGGGTATGGTTACCAAAGTCTAAATATCTTGCTAATGGCTTATTTGATTTTGAGAGGTATCGTTCTTTTGAGGAAGGTACAAAACAAACGATACAAATATGTATTCCAATTACAAGTAAGTAA
- a CDS encoding amidase translates to MTRDDFLFFSANKIAKLIANGELTSEQVAREIVRRIQQFDVSVNAVVNVDVDQLINNAKKADQLLKEGTKLGPLHGVPVTLKESYAVKGMKTTSGFMPLKDYETNFDATVVRRLKEAGAIIIGKTNVPPLLMDLQTDNDIYGRTNNPWDLKRTPGGSSGGGAAAVAASFTFLDIGSDIGGSLRVPAHYCGVYSLKPTEHSVSSFGHLPMENATQANYRSSRHLACYGPIARSIDDLILSYGIIAGTDSNDMKVPSLVTEKQIEVKLANVKIAWMDELPDVPVSKQMKTSIHQYVKKLESVGIQTVKIEQFPVSTNKVWETWGKIIDAELNSNQPALLRKLEHLITKNIQRKYPTSSKLMPLTFKNYMRTLTQREDLISSFDMFLDPYDMFILPVSVTPAFQHITKEKMIGYQPIYKKPVYVDEKPMDYWQATTAYTNLFNVLANPVVTIPIQLIDENLPIGVQCVGKRWHDYQLLHIIKQVIMELNIDIPRVSF, encoded by the coding sequence ATGACACGAGATGATTTTTTATTTTTTTCAGCAAATAAGATTGCTAAATTAATTGCAAATGGGGAGTTGACTTCTGAGCAGGTGGCACGAGAGATCGTTCGAAGAATTCAACAATTTGATGTGAGTGTAAATGCAGTTGTAAATGTAGATGTTGATCAGCTGATAAATAATGCAAAAAAAGCAGATCAACTTTTGAAAGAAGGTACGAAGCTTGGTCCTTTACATGGGGTTCCGGTAACATTAAAAGAATCGTATGCAGTCAAAGGAATGAAAACAACAAGTGGCTTTATGCCACTCAAAGATTATGAGACAAATTTTGATGCTACTGTTGTACGCCGGTTAAAAGAAGCTGGAGCCATTATTATAGGTAAAACTAATGTCCCACCTTTACTAATGGATTTACAAACAGATAACGACATATACGGAAGGACCAATAACCCTTGGGACTTGAAACGTACCCCTGGTGGAAGTAGTGGTGGTGGGGCTGCGGCAGTAGCAGCTAGTTTTACCTTTTTAGATATTGGGAGTGATATAGGAGGGTCTTTAAGAGTGCCTGCACATTATTGTGGAGTGTATAGCTTAAAACCGACAGAGCACTCAGTGTCATCCTTCGGTCACTTACCTATGGAGAATGCAACACAAGCAAACTATCGTTCATCAAGGCATTTAGCTTGCTACGGACCTATAGCTAGGTCTATTGATGATTTAATTTTATCTTATGGTATCATTGCTGGGACAGACAGTAATGACATGAAGGTACCCAGCTTAGTTACTGAAAAACAGATTGAAGTAAAACTAGCAAACGTTAAGATAGCCTGGATGGATGAGCTACCAGATGTTCCTGTCAGTAAGCAAATGAAAACTTCCATCCATCAATATGTGAAAAAGCTAGAATCCGTAGGCATACAAACTGTTAAAATAGAGCAGTTTCCAGTGAGTACTAATAAAGTTTGGGAAACGTGGGGCAAAATCATTGATGCGGAATTGAACTCAAATCAACCTGCCTTATTAAGGAAACTTGAACACTTAATTACTAAAAATATTCAACGGAAATACCCGACATCTAGTAAGTTGATGCCACTAACCTTTAAAAACTATATGAGAACGTTAACTCAAAGGGAAGATCTCATTTCATCATTTGATATGTTTCTTGACCCTTATGATATGTTTATTTTACCTGTTAGTGTTACACCAGCATTCCAGCATATCACAAAAGAAAAAATGATCGGGTATCAACCAATATATAAAAAACCTGTGTATGTTGATGAAAAGCCGATGGATTATTGGCAAGCAACAACTGCATATACGAATTTATTTAATGTTTTAGCAAATCCAGTAGTGACGATTCCAATTCAGCTAATTGATGAAAACCTACCGATTGGTGTACAATGTGTGGGGAAAAGGTGGCATGATTATCAATTATTGCACATCATAAAGCAGGTTATCATGGAATTAAATATAGATATTCCTAGAGTTTCATTTTAG
- a CDS encoding translation factor GTPase family protein, whose amino-acid sequence MLTSQKRRNIGIFAHIDAGKTTTTEQMLYQSGQIRSLGNVDTGTTQTDWLEVEKARGISVTAAATELTWKDTVINIVDTPGHVDFLSEVERSLRVMDGAILIICAVEGVQPQTEVVWHALRKLNIPTLIYVNKLDRIGANPRRVMAEIQRNLTNSCVPIQFAQGYEHTFTGVTSLLMNDEHDFYEQLVEAVSEHDDSILHKFLEGEGITNDLLKEKINLLAASCDLFPILFGASNKGIGIKELMDAMVDYLPQPKGSKNAPLAGVVFKIERDKKLGRLAYVRLFEGSIQNRNTITNVTQNIEEKVTQIRKVKGNKSEDLRELQAGDIAALTGLNHVMIGDILGGTKGIPQHPHMAVPLLTVKVEWEKEGDYPAVVKAFQELVDEDPLLDLQWQQEDRELHIKVMGKIQLEILKSIMENRYQLKVGFGQPAVIYQETPRKSGEGLIRYTMPKPCWAVLRFKIEPGERGSGVIYHSVVRKEELLERYQNEVARRIPEALEQGLCGWNVVDLKITLIEGEHHVVHTHPLDFAVATPMGIMQGLSNTGTKLLEPMLNFRISVPEQFGGKVLHDLSLMRATFDSPNQFEDRMIIEGIIPLATSMEYAVQLASYTKGQGTITTNFHSYQECPEGVLATRIRRGVNPLDQSKYILSVRKALS is encoded by the coding sequence TTGTTAACCTCTCAGAAAAGAAGAAATATCGGTATTTTTGCACACATTGATGCTGGGAAAACAACTACAACAGAACAGATGTTATATCAAAGTGGTCAAATACGTTCCTTAGGTAATGTTGATACAGGCACGACCCAAACTGACTGGCTAGAAGTTGAAAAAGCAAGAGGTATATCAGTTACTGCTGCAGCAACTGAATTGACTTGGAAAGATACGGTTATAAATATTGTTGATACTCCAGGTCACGTTGATTTTTTGTCAGAGGTTGAACGTAGCCTACGAGTCATGGATGGAGCAATACTTATCATCTGTGCAGTAGAAGGTGTTCAACCTCAAACAGAAGTTGTTTGGCATGCACTTCGTAAGCTTAACATTCCAACATTAATTTATGTTAACAAACTTGATAGAATTGGAGCAAATCCCCGTCGAGTTATGGCTGAAATTCAACGTAACTTAACTAATTCTTGTGTGCCTATACAATTTGCGCAAGGGTATGAACACACTTTTACAGGTGTCACCTCTTTGTTAATGAACGATGAACATGATTTCTATGAGCAGCTTGTTGAAGCTGTATCAGAACATGATGATTCGATCTTACATAAATTTTTAGAAGGAGAAGGAATAACAAACGACCTTTTAAAAGAGAAAATCAATTTGTTAGCTGCAAGCTGTGATTTATTTCCTATTTTGTTTGGTGCATCAAATAAAGGTATTGGGATAAAAGAACTTATGGATGCCATGGTCGATTACCTGCCTCAGCCAAAAGGATCAAAGAATGCCCCTTTAGCTGGGGTGGTATTTAAAATAGAAAGAGATAAGAAATTGGGCAGGCTAGCGTACGTTAGGCTTTTTGAAGGAAGCATACAAAATCGGAATACGATCACAAATGTTACTCAAAATATTGAGGAGAAAGTGACTCAAATTCGTAAAGTCAAAGGTAACAAAAGTGAAGATTTACGAGAGCTTCAAGCAGGTGATATAGCTGCGCTGACTGGATTGAATCATGTGATGATAGGTGATATATTAGGCGGTACAAAAGGGATTCCACAGCACCCTCATATGGCGGTACCTCTTCTGACTGTAAAAGTTGAATGGGAAAAAGAAGGGGATTATCCTGCTGTTGTAAAGGCGTTTCAGGAGCTTGTTGATGAGGATCCTTTATTAGATCTACAGTGGCAACAAGAGGATAGAGAGCTTCATATTAAAGTGATGGGGAAAATTCAGCTCGAGATTCTTAAATCTATTATGGAAAACCGATATCAGCTGAAAGTTGGATTTGGACAACCTGCTGTTATTTATCAGGAGACACCAAGAAAATCAGGTGAAGGACTTATCCGCTATACGATGCCTAAACCATGCTGGGCTGTATTACGTTTTAAAATAGAGCCAGGCGAAAGAGGAAGTGGGGTTATCTATCATTCTGTTGTGCGCAAAGAAGAATTATTAGAACGCTATCAAAATGAGGTGGCTAGAAGAATTCCAGAAGCTTTGGAACAAGGGTTATGTGGTTGGAATGTAGTGGATCTAAAAATTACCTTAATTGAAGGAGAACATCACGTTGTCCATACACACCCTCTTGATTTTGCTGTCGCGACACCTATGGGTATCATGCAAGGGTTAAGTAATACAGGTACGAAGTTACTAGAACCTATGTTGAACTTTAGAATATCTGTGCCTGAACAATTTGGAGGGAAGGTGCTTCATGATCTATCATTAATGCGGGCAACATTTGATTCACCAAATCAATTTGAAGATCGAATGATCATAGAGGGAATAATACCATTGGCGACTTCTATGGAATATGCGGTTCAATTAGCGTCTTATACAAAAGGCCAAGGGACAATTACGACCAATTTTCATAGTTATCAAGAATGTCCCGAAGGAGTATTGGCTACAAGAATACGAAGAGGAGTAAACCCATTAGATCAGTCCAAGTATATTTTAAGTGTAAGGAAGGCATTGTCGTAG
- a CDS encoding YncE family protein yields the protein MTTAVIDVKTHSLITTIPTGFNSSSAFTPDGKNFYVANGSNSNSVSAIDTNTHSIIASIAIGSIPVEVAITTDGKLVYVINRDDNTLSVINLKTHSLISTVLTDELPEGIVFSPDGKLAYIVNSNPAGTITVMDVSTHSIISSVSIGDIPIDVTFTPDGKLAYVTIRDSNTVSVINVTTHSVIATTTVGVQPNVVAFTPNGKIAYIAISNINKNLYVIDVKTHSVIATVQIDGDQTDVAFTPDGNFAYVVSKFTGIVSVISVKTHSVIATIPVGTEPIFVVFTSDGKLAYVSNSRGKSVSVIDTKTHAIIATIDMPFNELSGFISFTPDDKLAYVVELSDEA from the coding sequence TTGACAACCGCTGTAATTGATGTAAAAACCCATAGTTTGATAACTACAATACCAACGGGGTTTAATTCTTCATCTGCCTTTACACCTGACGGTAAAAATTTTTATGTGGCTAATGGCTCTAATTCAAATTCTGTTTCAGCTATAGATACAAACACTCATTCTATTATTGCTTCCATTGCAATCGGTAGTATACCTGTAGAAGTAGCTATCACTACAGATGGAAAACTGGTTTATGTTATTAATCGTGACGATAATACTCTTTCTGTTATTAACTTGAAAACTCATTCTCTTATTTCTACAGTTTTAACCGATGAACTACCTGAAGGTATTGTTTTCTCTCCAGATGGGAAATTAGCTTACATTGTTAACTCTAATCCTGCCGGCACCATTACTGTCATGGATGTTAGCACACATTCTATTATTTCTTCTGTATCTATTGGTGACATTCCTATTGATGTTACTTTCACTCCTGATGGAAAACTAGCATACGTGACTATTCGTGATTCTAATACAGTTTCCGTTATTAATGTAACTACTCATTCTGTTATTGCTACTACCACTGTTGGTGTGCAACCGAATGTAGTTGCTTTTACTCCCAATGGAAAAATAGCTTATATTGCTATTTCTAACATTAATAAAAATCTTTATGTCATTGATGTTAAAACTCATTCTGTTATTGCTACTGTTCAAATCGATGGTGATCAAACCGATGTTGCTTTTACTCCTGATGGCAATTTTGCTTATGTTGTAAGTAAATTTACTGGTATTGTTTCTGTTATTAGTGTCAAAACTCATTCTGTTATTGCTACAATACCTGTTGGTACCGAACCGATATTTGTCGTCTTTACTTCTGATGGCAAGTTAGCCTACGTAAGTAATAGTAGAGGTAAATCCGTTTCTGTTATTGATACTAAGACACATGCAATTATTGCCACCATTGACATGCCTTTTAATGAATTATCTGGTTTTATTTCCTTCACACCTGACGATAAATTAGCCTACGTCGTCGAGCTATCCGATGAAGCATAG
- a CDS encoding beta-propeller fold lactonase family protein: MTTTVIDVKTHNVITTIPVGDNVVSAQPIFTPDGKLAYIANNDVETVSVIDVKTHSVIATVQVGENPELVDFSPDGKLAYVINERGNSVSVIDVKTHSVIATVQVGEDPRDVAFTPDGKLAYVANLGADSVSVIDVKTHSVIATITVKNDPRTVTFTPDGKLIFVTNRREDPGLISVIDVNTHRVIATVQVGGDPRDLVFTPDGKLAYVTSRDENSVSVIDVKNQSVIATVLVGEEPRTVTLTPDGKLAYVANREDEPGSVSVIDVKTHSVIATVRVGDEPGVIAFTPDGKLAYIINRDDDPGTVSVIDVTTHSVITTIQVGENPGVVAFTPDGKLAYVVEGSS, from the coding sequence TTGACGACAACGGTAATTGATGTCAAAACACATAACGTGATCACTACTATACCCGTTGGAGATAATGTTGTATCTGCCCAACCTATCTTTACTCCTGATGGAAAACTGGCTTATATAGCTAATAATGATGTAGAAACTGTTTCTGTCATTGATGTGAAAACACATAGTGTAATTGCTACTGTACAGGTTGGAGAAAATCCAGAACTAGTCGACTTTTCACCTGATGGAAAACTGGCTTATGTAATTAATGAGAGGGGAAACTCTGTTTCTGTCATTGATGTGAAAACACATAGTGTGATTGCTACTGTACAGGTTGGAGAAGACCCTAGAGATGTCGCCTTCACTCCTGATGGAAAACTGGCTTATGTGGCTAACTTAGGCGCGGACTCTGTTTCTGTCATTGATGTCAAAACTCACAGCGTGATTGCAACTATAACTGTGAAGAACGATCCAAGAACTGTCACCTTTACACCTGATGGAAAACTCATTTTTGTGACTAACCGTCGAGAAGATCCTGGGCTTATTTCAGTCATTGATGTGAATACGCATAGGGTAATTGCTACTGTACAGGTTGGAGGAGACCCTAGAGATTTAGTCTTCACGCCCGATGGAAAACTGGCTTATGTGACAAGCAGGGATGAGAACTCTGTTTCAGTCATTGATGTAAAAAACCAAAGTGTAATTGCTACTGTGCTAGTGGGAGAAGAACCTAGAACTGTCACCCTTACGCCCGACGGTAAACTGGCTTATGTGGCCAATCGAGAGGATGAACCTGGCTCTGTGTCTGTCATTGATGTGAAAACTCATAGTGTGATTGCTACAGTGAGGGTAGGGGATGAACCTGGTGTTATCGCTTTTACACCCGACGGTAAACTTGCTTATATAATCAACCGGGACGATGATCCTGGTACTGTGTCGGTCATTGATGTAACAACGCATAGTGTGATTACTACTATTCAGGTTGGAGAAAATCCAGGTGTTGTCGCCTTTACTCCCGATGGAAAACTGGCTTATGTAGTTGAGGGTTCCTCTTAA
- a CDS encoding glycosyltransferase: MEISLCMIVKNEEEVLDNCLSSIAKLMDEIIIIDTGSSDRTKEIAKMYTDKVYDFEWIDDFSKARNYSFSKATKDYIMWLDADDIVPIDSQRKIAEVKQNLLDLNPDAIMMPYEYNFDKDGRPLLTLYRNRIVKKECKFKWHGYVHEELKVSGKVFKTDIVIKHKRVRPRSERNIKIYEKVLAAQKTLPPRDIFLYANECFDHKNYEKAIELYDTFLTLKNQDKEFRNFAIWRLVDTYINLKQYDKAIEYCLTSFKMGSPRAEICCRLAYCFKENKQITQAISWYKVATKLEMTDLDDNITFFQEPCYTWAPHLELCSCYIFLKDYSKAKFHNDLAAKYTPDSSVVKSNNQFFHDLNM, translated from the coding sequence ATGGAAATTAGTCTTTGTATGATTGTTAAAAATGAAGAAGAAGTATTAGATAATTGTTTATCCTCAATAGCTAAATTAATGGATGAAATTATTATTATTGATACTGGGTCATCAGATCGAACGAAGGAAATAGCAAAGATGTATACTGATAAAGTATATGACTTTGAATGGATAGATGATTTTTCAAAAGCTAGAAATTACTCGTTCTCCAAAGCTACTAAGGATTACATTATGTGGCTTGATGCGGATGATATCGTACCAATTGATAGTCAACGCAAGATTGCTGAGGTAAAGCAGAACCTTCTTGATCTTAATCCTGATGCAATCATGATGCCTTACGAATATAACTTTGACAAAGACGGGAGACCTCTCTTAACACTCTATCGAAATCGTATAGTGAAGAAGGAATGTAAATTTAAATGGCATGGATACGTTCATGAGGAACTTAAAGTTTCAGGTAAAGTCTTCAAAACAGATATAGTCATAAAGCATAAAAGAGTTCGACCAAGGTCTGAACGAAACATAAAAATTTATGAAAAAGTACTTGCCGCACAAAAGACGTTGCCTCCAAGGGATATATTCCTTTATGCAAATGAGTGCTTTGATCATAAAAATTATGAGAAAGCTATTGAATTGTATGACACCTTTTTAACTTTGAAAAACCAAGATAAAGAATTTCGTAACTTTGCCATTTGGAGGCTTGTAGATACCTATATTAATCTTAAACAATATGATAAAGCAATTGAGTATTGTTTAACATCTTTTAAGATGGGTTCTCCAAGAGCTGAAATTTGTTGTAGGTTAGCATATTGCTTTAAAGAAAACAAGCAAATTACACAAGCAATCAGTTGGTATAAAGTAGCCACCAAGCTTGAGATGACAGATTTGGATGATAATATTACTTTTTTTCAAGAACCTTGTTACACATGGGCTCCTCACCTTGAGTTATGCAGCTGTTATATTTTTTTGAAAGATTATTCAAAAGCAAAGTTCCATAACGATTTAGCAGCAAAATATACTCCTGATAGTTCTGTAGTAAAATCAAACAATCAGTTCTTTCATGACTTGAATATGTAA